The following are from one region of the Nicotiana tomentosiformis chromosome 7, ASM39032v3, whole genome shotgun sequence genome:
- the LOC104115458 gene encoding callose synthase 12 produces MSHRQRSPPPARQVPIDEEPYNIIPIHNLLADHPSLRFPEVRAAAAALRSVGDLRRPAFRPWKPHYDLLDWLALFFGFQESNVRNQREHIVLHLANAQMRLSPPPDNIDSLDPAVLRRFRRQLLKNYSSWCSFLGLKSNVWLSDRHNSSDHRRELLYVSLYLLIWGESANLRFVPECLSYIFHNMAMELNKILEDYIDEMTGRPFLPSISGENAFLDRIVKPIYDTIKAEAENSRNGTAPHSAWRNYDDINEYFWSKRCFDKLKWPIDTGSTFFVTTNKGKKVGKTGFVEQRSFLNLYRSFDKLWIMLALFLQAAIIVAWEQRGYPWQALERREVQVRVLTVFFTWSGMRLLQSLLDAGMQYSIVSRETPWHGVRMVLKIVVAAGWILIFGVFYGRIWTQRNNDGNWTSAANKRVVNFLEVAFVFVAPELLALALFILPWVRNFLENTNWRIFYLLSWWFQSRTFVGRGLREGLVDNIKYSLFWVVVLATKFSFSYFLQIKPMIVPTKALLRLRDVKYEWHEFFNNSNRFSVGLLWLPVVLIYLMDIQIWYSIYSSFVGAAVGLFDHLGEIRNMPQLRLRFQFFASAIQFNLMPEEQLLNAQGTLKSKIKDAILRLKLRYGFGRPFKKLESNQVEANKFALIWNEIIATFREEDILNDREVELLELPQNTWNVRVVRWPCLLLCNEVLLALSQAKELVDAPDRWLWHKISKYEYRRCAVIEAYDCTRHLLLEIVKLNSEEHSIITTFFQQIDQWIQLEKFTKYYNLTALPQIRGKLIALLDLILKPKKDVDKIVNVLQALYEVATRDFLKEKMTGDQLREEGLALQASATRLLFENIVSLPDPENETFYRQARRLNTILTSRDSMSNIPRNLEARRRLAFFSNSLFMNMPHAPQVEKMMAFSVLTPYYNEEVLYNKELLRTENEDGISTLYYLQTIYADEWENFLQRMRREGMVDEKKELWTTKLRDLRLWASYRGQTLSRTVRGMMYYYRALKMLAFLDSASEMDIREGSVELGSMRHDGGIDGLSSERSSSSRRLSRADSSVSMLFKGHEYGTALMKFTYVVACQIYGTQKAKKDPHAEEILYLMKNNEALRVAYVDEVPTGRDEKDYYSVLVKYDQKLEREVEIYRVKLPGPLKLGEGKPENQNHAFIFTRGDAVQTIDMNQDNYFEEALKMRNLLEEFKRYYGIRKPSILGVREHIFTGSVSSLAWFMSAQEMSFVTLGQRVLANPLKIRMHYGHPDVFDRFWFLTRGGISKASRVINISEDIFAGFNCTLRGGNITHHEYIQVGKGRDVGLNQISMFEAKVASGNGEQVLSRDVYRLGHRLDFFRMLSFFYTTVGFFFNTMMIVLTVYAFLWGRLYLALSGVEDSVAADTTDNNKALGAILNQQFIIQLGLFTALPMIVENSLEHGFLTSIWEFLTMMLQLSSVFYTFSMGTRAHYFGRTILHGGAKYRATGRGFVVQHKSFAENYRLYARSHFVKAIELGLILTVYASYSPVAKGTFTYIALTISSWFLVLSWIVGPFVFNPSGFDWLKTVYDFDDFMNWVWYRGSVFAKAEQSWEKWWDEEQDHLRTTGLWGKILEIILDLRFFFFQYGIVYQLGIAAGNKSIAVYLLSWIYVVVALGFFNITAYARDKYAAREHIYFRLVQLLVVVFFIVIIVALLQFTAFRFSDLFISLLAFIPTGWGFISVAQVLRPFLQNTMIWGTIVSMARLYEIMFGIIVMVPVAVLSWLPGFQPMQTRILFNDAFSRGLRIFQIVTGKKPKSDL; encoded by the coding sequence ATGAGCCACCGGCAGCGTTCACCGCCGCCGGCGAGACAAGTCCCTATAGACGAAGAACCTTACAACATCATCCCAATCCATAACCTCTTAGCTGACCATCCTTCTCTCCGTTTCCCCGAGGTACGCGCCGCCGCTGCCGCTCTACGTTCCGTCGGCGACCTGCGTAGACCTGCATTCAGGCCTTGGAAACCTCACTATGACCTCCTTGACTGGCTCGCCCTTTTCTTCGGCTTTCAGGAATCTAACGTTCGTAACCAGCGGGAACACATTGTGCTTCACCTCGCTAATGCTCAGATGCGTCTCTCTCCGCCGCCGGACAACATTGACTCACTTGACCCCGCCGTCCTCCGTCGATTTCGCCGTCAACTCCTCAAAAACTACTCCTCCTGGTGCTCTTTCCTCGGTCTCAAATCCAACGTTTGGCTTTCCGACCGCCATAATTCCTCCGACCACCGCCGTGAGTTGCTTTATGTCTCGCTTTACCTTCTTATCTGGGGTGAGTCTGCAAATCTGCGTTTTGTTCCTGAATGTTTgagttatatttttcataacatgGCGATGGAACTGAATAAGATATTGGAGGATTATATCGATGAGATGACTGGTAGGCCGTTTTTGCCTTCAATTTCTGGTGAGAATGCTTTTCTGGATCGGATTGTTAAGCCAATTTACGATACGATTAAAGCTGAGGCTGAGAATAGTCGGAATGGTACTGCCCCACACTCTGCGTGGCGGAACTATGATGATATTAATGAGTATTTCTGGAGTAAGAGGTGTTTTGACAAGTTGAAGTGGCCTATTGATACTGGGAGTACATTCTTTGTGACTACTAACAAGGGAAAGAAGGTGGGAAAGACGGGGTTTGTGGAGCAGAGAtcatttttgaatttgtataGGAGCTTTGATAAATTATGGATCATGCTAGCATTGTTCTTGCAGGCTGCAATCATTGTAGCTTGGGAGCAGAGGGGGTATCCGTGGCAGGCGCTGGAGAGGAGGGAGGTTCAGGTGAGGGTGTTAACAGTCTTCTTCACGTGGAGTGGGATGAGGCTTTTGCAGTCACTGCTTGATGCAGGAATGCAATATAGTATCGTTTCGAGGGAGACCCCATGGCATGGGGTGAGAATGGTGTTGAAGATCGTGGTTGCAGCAGGGTGGATTTTGATTTTCGGGGTATTCTATGGGAGGATTTGGACACAGAGGAATAATGATGGGAATTGGACCAGCGCAGCTAACAAGAGAGTGGTGAATTTTCTTGAGGTTGCTTTTGTTTTTGTTGCTCCAGAACTGTTAGCTTTGGCACTCTTTATTCTGCCATGGGTCAGGAATTTTCTTGAGAACACAAACTGGAGGATATTTTACCTGTTATCATGGTGGTTCCAGAGTCGGACATTTGTGGGTCGTGGGCTTAGGGAAGGCCTTGTCGACAACATAAAGTATTCCCTCTTTTGGGTGGTAGTGCTTGCGACCAAGTTTTCCTTCAGTTACTTCCTACAGATCAAACCTATGATTGTTCCAACAAAAGCACTGTTGCGCCTCAGGGATGTGAAGTACGAATGGCATGAGTTTTTTAACAACAGCAACAGGTTCTCAGTAGGATTGCTTTGGCTTCCCGTTGTCCTGATTTATCTTATGGATATTCAGATATGGTACTCAATCTACTCTTCATTTGTTGGGGCAGCTGTTGGATTGTTTGATCACTTGGGCGAGATTCGGAACATGCCACAGTTAAGGTTGAGATTCCAATTTTTTGCAAGTGCAATTCAGTTTAATCTGATGCCAGAGGAGCAGTTGCTGAATGCCCAAGGGACTCTAAAGAGCAAGATCAAGGACGCCATCCTCCGTTTGAAACTCAGATATGGTTTTGGTCGACCATTCAAGAAGCTTGAATCAAACCAGGTAGAGGCTAACAAATTTGCCTTGATTTGGAATGAGATAATTGCAACTTTCAGAGAAGAAGATATTCTGAATGACCGTGAGGTTGAGTTGTTGGAGCTTCCACAGAACACGTGGAATGTTAGAGTGGTTCGTTGGCCATGTTTGCTTCTCTGCAATGAGGTGCTGCTTGCTCTCAGCCAGGCAAAGGAGCTGGTGGATGCTCCTGATAGGTGGCTCTGGCATAAGATCAGCAAGTATGAGTACAGGCGGTGTGCTGTTATTGAGGCTTATGACTGTACAAGGCATTTGCTGCTGGAAATTGTCAAATTGAACAGCGAGGAGCATTCTATCATAACAACCTTCTTTCAGCAGATTGATCAGTGGATTCAGCTGGAAAAGTTCACAAAATACTATAATCTGACTGCTCTGCCCCAGATCCGCGGAAAGTTGATTGCTCTTCTAGATCTCATACTCAAGCCAAAAAAGGATGTTGACAAGATTGTGAATGTTCTACAGGCCTTATATGAGGTTGCCACTCGGGATTTTCTGAAAGAGAAGATGACTGGAGATCAGCTGAGAGAGGAAGGTCTGGCTCTTCAGGCCTCTGCGACTAGATTGCTTTTTGAGAATATAGTTTCATTGCCAGATCCAGAAAATGAGACTTTTTATCGGCAGGCTCGCCGCTTGAACACTATTCTTACATCCCGGGACTCTATGAGTAATATCCCGAGAAATCTTGAGGCGAGACGTCGACTTGCCTTCTTTAGCAATTCTCTATTTATGAACATGCCACATGCTCCCCAAGTTGAGAAGATGATGGCTTTCAGTGTTTTGACGCCTTACTACAATGAAGAAGTACTGTACAATAAGGAACTACTTAGAACTGAGAATGAAGATGGGATTTCTACATTATATTACTTGCAGACTATTTATGCCGATGAGTGGGAAAATTTCTTGCAGCGAATGCGTAGAGAAGGAATGGTTGATGAGAAGAAAGAGTTATGGACAACGAAGCTGAGAGACCTTCGTCTTTGGGCATCGTACAGAGGGCAGACTCTTTCTCGCACAGTTAGGGGGATGATGTACTACTATCGAGCCCTCAAAATGCTGGCCTTTCTGGATTCTGCATCTGAGATGGATATCAGAGAAGGATCAGTGGAGCTTGGTTCTATGAGGCATGATGGTGGCATTGATGGTTTAAGCTCTGAAAGGTCTTCGTCTTCAAGGAGGTTGAGCAGAGCTGACAGTTCAGTGAGTATGTTGTTTAAAGGCCACGAGTATGGGACTGCTTTGATGAAATTCACATACGTTGTTGCTTGCCAGATATATGGTACTCAGAAGGCCAAAAAGGATCCGCATGCGGAGGAAATTTTGTATCTGATGAAAAATAATGAAGCCCTTCGTGTAGCATATGTTGATGAGGTTCCCACAGGAAGGGATGAGAAGGATTATTATTCTGTGCTTGTGAAGTATGATCAAAAGCTTGAAAGGGAAGTTGAGATCTATCGAGTTAAATTGCCTGGCCCCTTGAAGCTTGGAGAGGGAAAACCAGAAAATCAGAATCATGCCTTTATCTTTACCCGTGGTGATGCAGTTCAGACTATTGACATGAACCAAGATAACTACTTCGAGGAGGCACTGAAAATGAGGAACTTGTTGGAAGAATTCAAACGCTACTACGGTATTCGCAAGCCTTCAATTCTTGGAGTTCGGGAACATATATTTACTGGTTCTGTGTCATCCCTTGCTTGGTTCATGTCAGCTCAGGAAATGAGTTTTGTAACCCTGGGACAGCGTGTATTGGCCAACCCCCTGAAAATCCGAATGCATTATGGACATCCAGATGTCTTTGACAGGTTTTGGTTTCTAACAAGGGGAGGAATAAGCAAGGCATCCAGAGTGATCAACATCAGCGAGGACATTTTTGCTGGCTTCAACTGCACACTGCGAGGTGGCAATATCACCCACCACGAGTACATTCAAGTTGGCAAAGGAAGAGATGTTGGGTTGAACCAAATATCTATGTTTGAAGCCAAGGTTGCCAGTGGCAATGGTGAACAAGTTCTTAGCAGGGATGTCTATAGGTTGGGTCATAGGCTGGATTTCTTCAGAATGCTCTCTTTCTTTTATACAACTGTAGGATTTTTCTTCAATACAATGATGATTGTCCTCACTGTATATGCATTCTTATGGGGACGACTTTACCTTGCACTTAGTGGGGTTGAGGATTCTGTTGCTGCAGATACCACCGACAACAACAAAGCACTTGGTGCCATACTGAACCAGCAATTCATCATCCAGTTGGGTCTTTTCACTGCGTTACCAATGATAGTGGAGAATTCTCTTGAGCACGGTTTTCTTACATCTATTTGGGAGTTTCTAACAATGATGCTTCAACTTTCATCTGTATTTTACACATTCTCGATGGGAACTCGTGCTCATTACTTTGGTCGTACTATTCTTCATGGCGGTGCAAAGTACCGGGCCACTGGGCGTGGTTTTGTGGTGCAGCACAAGAGTTTTGCTGAGAATTATCGTTTATATGCTCGTAGCCATTTTGTCAAGGCAATTGAACTTGGTCTGATACTTACAGTGTATGCTTCATACAGCCCTGTTGCTAAAGGAACTTTTACATATATAGCACTGACCATCTCGAGTTGGTTCCTGGTGCTGTCATGGATTGTGGGGCCCTTTGTGTTTAATCCTTCTGGGTTTGATTGGTTAAAGACAGTGTATGATTTTGATGATTTCATGAATTGGGTATGGTACCGTGGTAGTGTTTTTGCAAAGGCAGAACAGAGCTGGGAAAAATGGTGGGACGAAGAACAGGATCATTTAAGAACAACAGGTTTGTGGGGAAAGATACTGGAAATTATCCTAGACCTTCGCTTCTTCTTTTTCCAGTATGGCATTGTATATCAGCTAGGCATTGCTGCTGGAAACAAAAGCATTGCTGTTTACTTGCTTTCATGGATTTATGTGGTGGTGGCTCTTGGCTTTTTTAACATTACAGCTTATGCTCGGGATAAATATGCTGCAAGGGAGCACATATACTTTCGACTTGTGCAGCTCCTTGTTGTAGTCTTTTTCATAGTCATAATTGTTGCTCTACTGCAGTTCACGGCTTTTAGATTTAGTGATCTCTTCATCAGCCTGTTGGCTTTCATTCCTACTGGTTGGGGTTTCATTTCAGTTGCCCAAGTGTTACGTCCCTTTTTGCAAAACACTATGATATGGGGAACTATTGTGTCTATGGCGCGGCTATATGAGATAATGTTCGGGATTATTGTCATGGTACCCGTGGCAGTACTTTCTTGGTTGCCTGGTTTCCAGCCAATGCAGACAAGGATCCTATTCAATGACGCATTTAGTAGAGGTCTGCGGATATTCCAGATTGTGACTGGAAAAAAGCCTAAGAGTGACTTGTGA